Proteins from a genomic interval of Pelagibaculum spongiae:
- the pcnB gene encoding polynucleotide adenylyltransferase PcnB, whose translation MRTIPRPDHQISRKQISPNALKVLYRLNKAGYQAYLVGGGVRDILLGKAPKDFDIATDATPEQIKALFSNCRLIGRRFRLAHIHFGREIIETATFRASHKEGSTADQASSDESGMIRRDNVWGNLDDDAERRDFTINGLYYNIDDFSVIDFSNGVEDLKAKKIRMIGDPETRYREDPVRMLRAARFAAKLDFEIEPNTATCIPSLATLLEDIPSARLFEEFLKLFFSGHAAASFEQLSRFGLFAVLFPQTADCLKDPEHGEGYRKLIHQACLNTDSRIKNDQPVTPAFLMAVILWPAIQRAHDHQLNKGTEAHIAEHNAINDVLEQQLSRISIPKRFSLPTREMWSLQFRLHKRQGRRAWRLFEHPRFRAAYDILLLRKESGEDCAELTDWWTEFQTGGTEEKSKMVRQLGGPKKRRPRRRRKPSGKSSGAAEQPTSDQGSFE comes from the coding sequence ATGAGAACGATTCCTCGCCCAGATCACCAGATCAGTCGCAAGCAAATCAGCCCTAACGCGTTGAAAGTACTCTATCGACTTAATAAAGCTGGCTACCAAGCCTATCTGGTAGGCGGTGGTGTTCGAGACATATTACTTGGCAAGGCTCCTAAAGATTTCGATATTGCTACCGATGCAACGCCTGAGCAAATCAAGGCATTGTTTAGCAATTGCCGTCTAATTGGCCGCCGCTTTCGTTTGGCGCACATCCATTTTGGCCGCGAAATTATCGAAACCGCGACCTTCCGTGCCAGCCATAAAGAAGGCAGCACTGCCGATCAGGCAAGTAGTGATGAGTCAGGAATGATTCGCCGCGATAATGTCTGGGGCAACTTGGATGATGACGCCGAACGCCGGGACTTCACTATTAATGGTTTGTACTACAACATTGATGATTTCAGCGTTATCGATTTCAGCAATGGCGTAGAAGACCTTAAAGCCAAGAAAATTCGCATGATTGGTGATCCGGAAACCCGCTATCGGGAAGATCCGGTTCGCATGCTGCGAGCCGCTCGCTTTGCTGCCAAGCTTGATTTTGAAATTGAGCCAAATACCGCCACATGCATCCCGTCTCTAGCAACATTGCTAGAAGATATTCCTTCGGCGCGGCTGTTTGAAGAATTCCTTAAGCTATTTTTCTCCGGCCATGCTGCAGCCAGTTTTGAGCAGTTAAGTCGCTTTGGCTTATTTGCAGTACTGTTTCCACAAACAGCTGATTGCCTGAAGGATCCCGAGCATGGTGAAGGCTATCGCAAGCTGATTCACCAAGCTTGCCTGAATACTGATTCACGCATTAAAAATGACCAGCCAGTGACCCCGGCATTTTTAATGGCGGTTATTTTGTGGCCAGCCATTCAACGGGCACATGACCACCAGCTAAATAAAGGTACTGAAGCGCATATTGCTGAACACAACGCGATTAATGATGTGTTAGAACAGCAATTAAGCCGCATTTCAATTCCTAAGCGTTTCTCATTGCCTACTCGAGAAATGTGGAGCTTGCAGTTTAGGCTGCATAAACGCCAAGGCCGTCGTGCATGGCGCTTATTTGAGCACCCAAGGTTCCGCGCTGCTTATGACATTCTTTTACTGCGTAAAGAAAGCGGTGAAGATTGTGCCGAGCTAACCGATTGGTGGACTGAATTCCAAACCGGTGGCACAGAAGAGAAAAGCAAAATGGTTCGCCAGCTAGGTGGGCCGAAAAAGCGCCGTCCTCGTCGCCGTAGAAAACCTAGCGGTAAAAGTAGTGGTGCTGCAGAGCAGCCAACCTCTGACCAGGGATCTTTTGAGTAA
- the folK gene encoding 2-amino-4-hydroxy-6-hydroxymethyldihydropteridine diphosphokinase, which produces MSSAIATSWIGLGSNLEQPKQQLLKAQAELEKLGVVTISRLYSSSPMGPQDQPDYVNAVAMLKTELAPIALLDALQAIENEHGRVRNRRWGERTLDLDLLIYDQQQINHPRLTVPHPGIAERDFVLKPLHELAPELKLPDGRPIEQLLENCSDHSLRLID; this is translated from the coding sequence ATGAGCAGTGCAATCGCAACCAGCTGGATTGGTCTAGGCAGCAATCTTGAACAACCCAAACAGCAGTTGCTAAAAGCGCAAGCTGAACTGGAAAAATTAGGCGTGGTGACCATATCACGCCTCTATTCAAGCAGCCCAATGGGGCCGCAAGACCAGCCAGATTACGTCAACGCCGTTGCCATGTTAAAAACCGAATTAGCACCTATCGCCCTACTCGATGCACTGCAAGCAATTGAAAATGAGCATGGGCGAGTCCGAAACCGGCGCTGGGGCGAACGAACGCTTGACCTAGATTTATTAATCTATGACCAGCAACAAATTAATCACCCTAGGTTGACAGTGCCCCACCCTGGCATTGCCGAAAGAGACTTTGTACTCAAGCCGTTACATGAATTAGCGCCTGAGCTAAAACTGCCTGATGGCCGCCCGATTGAGCAGTTATTGGAAAATTGTTCTGACCATTCGCTCAGGCTCATAGACTGA
- the panB gene encoding 3-methyl-2-oxobutanoate hydroxymethyltransferase has translation MNKITLSRLAHMKQKGEKIASLTAYDASFAALFDQQAVDMLLVGDSLGMVLQGKGSTVPVTVEDIVYHTRAVAAAKPNALLMADMPFMSYATEAEGLANAAQLMRAGAEIVKLEGGAWMCDLVRKMVRGGIPVCAHLGLMPQQVNLLSGYKVQGRNDAQATSIIDEAVQLEHAGANMLLLECVPSSLAQSVSQQVSIPVIGIGAGAYCDGQILVMHDMLGVTSGKRPKFVKDFMADSNGSIASAVAAYVSQVKNLQFPTAEHSFK, from the coding sequence ATGAACAAAATCACCCTATCTCGCCTTGCTCATATGAAGCAAAAGGGCGAAAAAATTGCTTCTCTTACCGCATACGATGCCAGTTTTGCCGCGCTGTTCGATCAGCAAGCAGTGGATATGCTGCTAGTGGGTGACTCACTCGGCATGGTACTTCAGGGCAAGGGCAGCACCGTTCCAGTTACCGTAGAAGATATCGTTTATCACACCCGAGCGGTTGCTGCGGCAAAACCCAATGCACTATTGATGGCTGACATGCCATTTATGAGTTACGCCACTGAAGCTGAAGGCTTGGCCAATGCCGCACAATTAATGCGTGCCGGTGCCGAGATCGTCAAGCTAGAAGGCGGCGCTTGGATGTGTGACTTGGTCAGAAAAATGGTTCGCGGTGGTATTCCGGTTTGCGCCCATTTGGGCTTAATGCCACAACAGGTCAACCTGCTCAGTGGCTATAAAGTGCAGGGCCGTAACGATGCTCAAGCAACCTCAATCATCGATGAAGCAGTTCAGCTAGAACATGCGGGCGCCAACATGTTGTTGTTGGAATGCGTCCCTTCATCATTGGCTCAATCTGTCAGTCAGCAAGTTTCCATTCCAGTGATTGGCATAGGTGCCGGTGCTTATTGTGATGGTCAAATTTTAGTAATGCACGACATGCTCGGCGTCACCAGTGGCAAGCGCCCTAAATTTGTTAAAGATTTTATGGCCGATTCTAATGGATCCATTGCATCTGCCGTTGCAGCCTACGTCAGCCAAGTTAAAAACCTGCAATTTCCAACCGCAGAGCACAGTTTCAAATAA
- the panC gene encoding pantoate--beta-alanine ligase, which produces MQIVKSTAELRQQVRQWRHQGLIVGFVPTMGNLHQGHLSLVEKAKQKADKVIVSIFVNPMQFAPGEDLESYPRTLDQDCQQLDQYQTDLVFCPPLEEIYPCALEDQTRVAVPNITQHHCGSSRPVFFGGITTVVTKLFNLVQPDLAVFGEKDFQQLQVIRKMVHDLCMPIEIIGGELVRESDGLAMSSRNGYLNIHQRSLAPKLRQVLLEAAEKIRTGDVEFDQISEHAKCKLEQLGFKPDYFNIARRNDLEPAGATDKELVILAAAALGQTRLIDNEQIFLQ; this is translated from the coding sequence ATGCAGATAGTAAAAAGTACCGCTGAACTTCGCCAGCAAGTTCGTCAGTGGCGTCATCAGGGGTTGATTGTTGGTTTTGTACCGACAATGGGGAATCTGCATCAGGGACATTTATCTCTAGTAGAAAAAGCCAAGCAAAAGGCAGACAAGGTAATTGTCAGTATTTTTGTTAATCCGATGCAATTTGCACCCGGCGAAGACCTCGAAAGCTATCCAAGAACACTGGATCAAGATTGCCAGCAGCTCGATCAATATCAAACCGATTTAGTTTTCTGCCCGCCGCTAGAAGAAATTTACCCCTGCGCACTAGAAGACCAAACTCGAGTAGCCGTTCCTAATATCACCCAACACCATTGCGGTTCTAGCCGGCCGGTATTCTTTGGCGGCATAACCACCGTCGTCACCAAACTGTTTAATCTGGTACAGCCAGACTTAGCAGTTTTCGGTGAAAAAGATTTTCAACAGCTGCAAGTGATTCGCAAAATGGTCCACGACCTTTGCATGCCGATCGAAATTATCGGCGGTGAATTAGTGCGTGAATCCGATGGTTTAGCGATGAGCTCGCGCAACGGTTATTTGAATATTCATCAGCGGTCACTGGCACCAAAACTTCGTCAGGTACTACTTGAAGCCGCTGAAAAAATCCGTACTGGCGATGTGGAATTTGATCAAATTTCGGAACATGCCAAGTGCAAACTTGAACAACTCGGTTTTAAACCGGATTACTTCAATATTGCCCGACGAAATGACCTAGAACCGGCTGGCGCAACCGATAAAGAGCTGGTTATACTGGCCGCCGCCGCATTAGGCCAAACACGTCTTATTGACAATGAGCAAATTTTTTTGCAATAA
- the panD gene encoding aspartate 1-decarboxylase → MQHTMLKGKLHQARVTHAELEYEGSCAIDSELLDASGILDHEQIQIYNIANGERFTTYAIRAEAGSRIISVNGAAAHRASVGDRVIICAYSAMSDQEARAYKPHLVYIGEGNEIVRSSNAIPVQVA, encoded by the coding sequence ATGCAACACACAATGCTTAAAGGCAAGTTGCACCAGGCAAGGGTTACCCATGCCGAGTTAGAGTATGAAGGTTCATGTGCAATTGATAGTGAACTGTTGGACGCATCAGGAATTCTCGACCACGAGCAAATCCAGATCTACAACATCGCCAATGGCGAGCGGTTCACAACCTACGCAATTCGCGCAGAAGCCGGCTCCAGAATCATCTCTGTAAATGGTGCAGCAGCACACCGAGCTTCTGTTGGTGATCGTGTAATTATCTGCGCATATTCTGCAATGAGCGATCAAGAAGCCCGTGCATATAAACCACACCTGGTTTATATCGGCGAAGGGAACGAAATTGTTCGTTCCAGCAACGCCATCCCGGTTCAAGTCGCTTAA
- a CDS encoding acetyl-CoA C-acetyltransferase translates to MHEVVIVAAGRTAIGSFGGSLAGVPATELGATVIRGLLQSSKIQPEQIDEVILGQVLTAGCGQNPARQASINAGLKAETPCMTINKVCGSGLKAVQLAAQAIALGEAEMIIAGGQENMSASAHILPASRDGKKMGNWELQDTMISDGLWDAFNDYHMGITAENLAEKYSISRQEQDLFAVTSQNKAEAAQNAGKFNDEIIAVSIPQRRKDPIIFDQDEYPRHGADIEGMTKLRPAFKKDGTVTAANASGINDGAAAVIVCSAEKAAELGLTPLATIAASASAGVDPSIMGIGPVPATRKCLEKAGWSMDQLDLIEANEAFAAQAIAVGKELKIDAEKLNVNGGAIALGHPIGASGCRILVSLIHEMQKRDAKKGVATLCIGGGQGVALALAR, encoded by the coding sequence ATGCACGAAGTAGTCATAGTTGCCGCGGGTCGTACCGCAATCGGAAGTTTTGGCGGCAGCCTTGCCGGTGTTCCAGCTACCGAATTGGGCGCAACCGTTATTCGCGGCTTGCTGCAAAGTAGCAAAATCCAACCTGAACAAATCGATGAAGTCATCCTCGGCCAAGTATTAACTGCTGGCTGTGGTCAAAACCCTGCGCGTCAGGCTTCAATCAATGCTGGCCTGAAAGCCGAAACCCCATGCATGACCATTAACAAGGTTTGCGGCAGTGGTTTAAAAGCTGTTCAACTGGCAGCCCAAGCGATTGCTTTGGGTGAAGCAGAAATGATTATTGCTGGCGGTCAGGAAAATATGAGTGCATCGGCACATATTCTGCCTGCTTCCCGTGATGGCAAAAAAATGGGTAACTGGGAATTGCAAGACACCATGATCAGCGATGGATTATGGGATGCTTTCAATGACTACCACATGGGTATTACTGCCGAGAACTTGGCAGAAAAATATTCAATTAGTCGCCAGGAACAAGACTTGTTTGCAGTCACTTCGCAAAACAAGGCCGAAGCGGCGCAAAATGCTGGTAAATTTAACGACGAGATTATTGCCGTTTCAATTCCACAGCGTCGTAAAGATCCAATCATTTTTGATCAGGATGAATACCCTCGTCACGGTGCCGACATCGAAGGCATGACCAAGCTTCGCCCGGCCTTTAAAAAAGATGGCACGGTAACCGCCGCTAATGCTTCTGGCATTAATGACGGCGCAGCCGCTGTGATTGTTTGTTCTGCCGAAAAAGCCGCAGAACTGGGTTTAACGCCTCTGGCAACCATTGCTGCATCAGCGAGCGCTGGTGTTGACCCATCAATTATGGGTATTGGCCCGGTACCAGCCACTCGCAAGTGTCTGGAAAAAGCTGGCTGGAGCATGGATCAACTCGATTTGATCGAAGCGAATGAAGCTTTCGCCGCGCAAGCAATTGCCGTAGGCAAAGAACTGAAGATTGATGCTGAAAAATTAAACGTCAACGGCGGTGCAATCGCACTGGGCCACCCAATTGGTGCATCCGGTTGTCGTATTCTGGTTAGCCTGATCCACGAAATGCAAAAACGCGACGCCAAAAAAGGCGTGGCGACATTATGCATTGGCGGCGGCCAGGGTGTTGCATTAGCGCTCGCGCGTTAA
- a CDS encoding sel1 repeat family protein, producing MKLRFLFALTVIFSSSAFAEKCKLEYLTKLEYTDIECQFYLGTAAYRNQVYSAAVAHWKYIIESPVKYEGDSEIKSSALSTVTFLTYHGLGVKKDREKAVSHWKDAVKSGDLEARRHLGFAYFDANFRGKNLVEALGWYESIFLLVPNPEVLDESDQAVFNDAVEGSLKLKEILSDRQQ from the coding sequence TTGAAACTAAGGTTTTTATTTGCTCTGACGGTTATTTTTTCTAGCTCAGCTTTTGCAGAAAAATGTAAATTGGAATACTTGACCAAGTTGGAATATACCGATATAGAATGCCAATTTTATCTCGGTACTGCGGCTTATAGAAACCAAGTTTATTCAGCGGCAGTTGCACACTGGAAGTACATTATTGAATCTCCCGTAAAATATGAAGGTGATAGTGAAATAAAATCGAGTGCACTTAGCACAGTTACCTTTCTAACTTACCATGGGTTAGGTGTAAAAAAAGATAGAGAAAAAGCAGTAAGCCACTGGAAAGATGCTGTAAAAAGCGGTGACCTCGAAGCTCGAAGACACTTGGGTTTTGCCTACTTTGATGCTAATTTTCGCGGTAAAAATTTGGTCGAAGCCTTAGGTTGGTACGAATCTATTTTTCTTTTAGTGCCTAACCCTGAAGTGCTGGATGAATCCGATCAAGCAGTATTTAACGATGCTGTCGAAGGTAGTTTGAAACTAAAAGAAATATTATCTGATCGCCAACAATAA